The Flavobacterium faecale genome has a segment encoding these proteins:
- a CDS encoding PDDEXK nuclease domain-containing protein — MIPEKQPYSNLIETIGSLLQQGRQQAAQAVNTILVQTYWTIGQHIVEFEQDGNEKAEYGSQLFERLSKDLTNAYGKGFSRSNLLYMRKMYVSFPISETVSHLLTWSHYFEILKADSELEISFYTKQCQLERWSVRELKRQMRSSLFERLALSKDKEGVLKLAREGHIVAAPEDLIKDPFVLDFLNIPEQHQYLENELEEKIISNLQRFIMEMGKGFAFIGRQYRMSIGGKHFYLDLLFYHRILKCFVLVDLKRGEIDHQDVGQMNLYLNYFKKEEATEGDNEPIGIILGAHKNHILVEYATDSITNKVLLSKYQLYLPDKKTLQNQLNKLLE, encoded by the coding sequence ATGATCCCAGAGAAACAACCGTATTCAAATCTTATTGAAACCATTGGCAGTTTGTTGCAGCAAGGCAGGCAACAAGCGGCACAAGCGGTCAATACTATTTTGGTACAAACCTATTGGACTATCGGGCAACATATTGTAGAGTTTGAACAAGATGGAAACGAAAAAGCAGAATATGGTAGTCAGTTGTTTGAGCGACTTTCGAAAGATTTAACAAACGCATACGGCAAAGGATTTAGTCGTTCTAATCTTTTGTATATGCGAAAAATGTATGTTTCATTCCCAATAAGTGAGACAGTGTCTCACTTATTGACGTGGAGTCATTATTTTGAAATTTTAAAAGCAGATTCAGAATTAGAAATCAGTTTTTATACCAAGCAATGCCAACTCGAACGATGGAGTGTTCGGGAACTGAAACGTCAAATGCGAAGTTCCTTGTTTGAAAGATTAGCTTTGAGTAAAGACAAAGAAGGTGTCCTGAAATTAGCACGAGAAGGACATATTGTAGCCGCACCAGAGGATTTGATTAAAGACCCTTTTGTGTTGGATTTTTTGAATATTCCCGAACAACATCAGTATTTAGAAAACGAATTAGAAGAGAAGATTATCTCGAACTTGCAGCGATTTATAATGGAAATGGGTAAAGGTTTTGCTTTTATTGGCAGACAATACCGAATGAGTATTGGAGGAAAGCATTTTTATTTGGACTTGCTTTTTTATCATAGAATACTAAAATGTTTTGTTTTGGTAGATTTAAAGAGGGGTGAAATTGACCATCAAGATGTTGGACAAATGAATTTATACCTTAATTACTTTAAAAAAGAAGAAGCAACCGAAGGAGATAATGAACCAATAGGTATTATTTTAGGGGCACACAAAAATCATATTTTGGTAGAGTATGCAACGGATAGCATCACAAATAAAGTGTTGTTGAGTAAATATCAATTGTATTTGCCTGATAAAAAGACATTACAAAACCAGTTGAATAAGTTGTTGGAGTAA